Proteins from one Nicotiana tabacum cultivar K326 chromosome 23, ASM71507v2, whole genome shotgun sequence genomic window:
- the LOC107775585 gene encoding protein BPS1, chloroplastic, protein MSRPQEPHRPFLPFGNPLKFILPKGSYLSPKLLALLNAFEESLAERVKSLKLGDKEDILTLSWMTQAISVLCAIHTDVKTLITELEFPVCDWDEKWIDVYLDNSVKLLDTSIAFSSDISRLGQGCLYLQCGLHNLDGTSKQFMKARSSLDGWKQHINSKNPRLENCFAILDSLTESLNLPKIKNSAKGKVLMRAMYGVRVVTVFIFSMFAVTFSGSTKKLKDLQVHETCLWTEAFLDLRDFISGEIRSIYSNGRLTTLKELEAVDTSVKKLYPIIEDGVDPNEAEQLQLLTSGLTEKAEKLSEGLDLLAKEADRFFQILLTGRDSLLCNLRVGSTVSNQTQANNNVERTEVR, encoded by the coding sequence ATGAGTCGTCCACAGGAACCACACCGCCCTTTTCTCCCGTTTGGAAATCCTTTAAAATTTATATTACCTAAGGGCTCGTACTTGTCTCCTAAGCTTCTTGCTCTGTTGAATGCTTTTGAGGAGTCATTAGCAGAGAGGGTTAAGAGTCTTAAGCTTGGAGATAAGGAAGATATTCTCACTTTATCATGGATGACACAAGCAATAAGTGTACTTTGTGCAATTCATACAGACGTGAAAACTCTCATTACCGAACTTGAATTTCCGGTATGTGACTGGGATGAGAAGTGGATAGATGTGTACTTGGACAACAGTGTGAAGTTGCTGGACACTTCCATTGCTTTCAGTTCTGATATCTCAAGGCTCGGCCAAGGCTGCCTTTATCTTCAGTGTGGCTTGCATAACTTGGATGGAACCTCAAAACAGTTTATGAAAGCCCGTTCATCATTGGATGGATGGAAGCAGCATATCAATTCAAAGAACCCAAGGCTGGAGAATTGCTTTGCCATCTTGGACAGCCTCACCGAGTCGCTCAACCTACCTAAAATCAAGAATTCTGCAAAAGGGAAGGTTCTGATGCGAGCAATGTACGGAGTGAGAGTGGTAACTGTATTCATATTCAGCATGTTTGCCGTCACATTTTCGGGTTCTACAAAGAAGTTGAAGGATCTGCAGGTTCATGAAACTTGCTTGTGGACAGAAGCATTTCTTGATCTGCGTGATTTTATTAGCGGGGAGATCAGGAGTATTTATTCGAATGGAAGGCTCACAACACTGAAAGAGCTGGAAGCAGTGGATACAAGTGTGAAGAAGTTGTACCCTATCATAGAGGATGGAGTAGACCCTAACGAAGCTGAGCAGTTGCAGCTTCTAACTTCAGGACTGACTGAAAAAGCAGAAAAACTTTCAGAAGGATTAGATCTGCTAGCAAAGGAGGCAGATAGATTCTTCCAAATCCTTTTAACTGGACGCGATTCTTTGCTTTGTAACCTTAGAGTTGGTAGTACTGTCTCTAACCAAACACAAGCGAACAACAATGTAGAAAGAACAGAGGTGAGATGA